One Fusobacterium nucleatum genomic window carries:
- a CDS encoding ComEA family DNA-binding protein encodes MKKIMLLLGIFSLFSLSLYPAPDLSNNDYKIIMSSQNMKDEKEELMDINKVSEQDMLARKVSKSYVSKIIEYREITGGFDKLEDMKRIKGIGDATYQKLSKVFKVGSEPNKKMLNINSANEITLKYYGFSKKEIKKIQKYLDKNDRITDNIEFQKIVNKKTYERLKDLINYDGGKR; translated from the coding sequence ATGAAAAAAATAATGTTACTGTTAGGAATATTTAGTCTGTTTTCTTTAAGTTTGTATCCAGCACCAGATTTAAGCAACAATGATTATAAAATAATTATGAGTTCTCAAAATATGAAAGATGAAAAAGAAGAACTTATGGATATTAATAAAGTTAGTGAACAAGATATGTTAGCTAGAAAAGTATCTAAAAGTTATGTAAGTAAAATTATAGAATATAGAGAAATAACTGGTGGTTTTGATAAACTAGAAGATATGAAAAGAATAAAAGGTATAGGAGATGCAACTTATCAAAAATTATCTAAGGTTTTTAAGGTAGGTTCAGAACCAAATAAAAAGATGTTAAATATTAATTCAGCTAATGAGATAACTTTAAAATATTATGGCTTTTCTAAAAAAGAGATTAAAAAAATTCAAAAATATTTAGATAAAAATGATAGAATAACTGATAATATTGAATTTCAAAAGATAGTAAATAAGAAGACTTATGAAAGATTAAAAGATTTAATCAATTATGATGGAGGAAAAAGATAA
- a CDS encoding Hsp33 family molecular chaperone HslO, translated as MGRLIRGISKNARFFVADTTDVVQEALDIHKYDEYSMKIFGKFCTLASLMGATLKGEDKLTIRTDTDGYIKNIVVTSDANGNVKGYLVNTTDENFDSLGKGTMRIIKDMGLKEPYVAISDIDYSNLPNDISAFFYNSEQIPTVISLAVECTNDGKILCAGAFMVQLLPNADEDFITKLERKAEAIRPMNELMKGGMSLERIINLLYDDMDTEDDSLVEEYEILEEKEIKYSCDCSAERFQKSIMTLGKEELKHIFEEEKEIEAQCQFCGKKYKFTENDFEDILKK; from the coding sequence ATGGGAAGATTAATAAGAGGAATAAGTAAAAATGCTAGATTTTTTGTGGCAGATACAACAGATGTAGTTCAAGAAGCCTTAGATATACATAAATATGATGAATATTCTATGAAAATATTTGGAAAATTTTGTACTTTGGCAAGCTTGATGGGAGCAACATTAAAAGGAGAAGATAAATTAACTATTAGGACAGATACTGATGGATATATAAAAAATATAGTTGTAACTTCAGATGCTAATGGAAATGTAAAAGGTTATCTTGTAAATACAACAGATGAAAATTTTGATAGTTTGGGAAAAGGTACAATGAGAATAATAAAAGATATGGGCTTAAAAGAGCCTTATGTAGCAATCAGTGATATTGATTATTCAAATTTACCTAATGATATAAGTGCATTTTTCTATAATTCAGAACAAATTCCAACAGTAATTTCACTTGCTGTTGAGTGCACAAATGATGGAAAAATTTTATGTGCAGGGGCTTTTATGGTGCAGTTGCTACCTAATGCAGATGAAGACTTTATAACTAAATTAGAAAGAAAAGCAGAAGCTATAAGACCTATGAATGAGCTTATGAAAGGTGGAATGTCACTTGAAAGAATAATAAATCTTCTATATGATGATATGGACACAGAAGATGATAGTTTAGTTGAGGAATATGAAATCTTGGAAGAAAAAGAAATAAAATATAGTTGTGATTGCAGTGCTGAAAGATTTCAAAAAAGTATTATGACACTTGGAAAAGAAGAATTAAAACATATTTTTGAAGAAGAAAAAGAAATTGAAGCTCAATGTCAATTCTGTGGTAAAAAATACAAATTTACTGAAAATGATTTTGAAGATATATTGAAAAAGTAA
- a CDS encoding GNAT family N-acetyltransferase, which yields MGNKKSIERVDIALKNSLFTISLYDEKKLIGMGRIIGDSGISYAVTDIMVDKEYQGKGYGRLIMKEIDNYFSENTDEDCYIILIANLPADKLYSKFSFEYLPDSKCGMLRKQKK from the coding sequence ATGGGAAATAAAAAATCTATAGAAAGAGTTGATATAGCATTAAAAAATTCTCTATTTACAATTTCTTTATATGATGAAAAAAAATTAATTGGAATGGGAAGAATAATTGGAGATAGTGGAATTAGCTATGCTGTAACAGATATTATGGTGGATAAGGAATATCAAGGAAAAGGATATGGTAGATTAATTATGAAAGAAATAGATAATTATTTTTCCGAAAATACAGATGAAGATTGCTATATAATTCTGATTGCAAATTTACCAGCAGATAAGTTATACTCAAAATTTTCTTTTGAATATTTACCTGATAGTAAATGTGGAATGTTAAGAAAACAAAAGAAATAA
- a CDS encoding GlyGly-CTERM sorting domain-containing protein (This protein contains a GlyGly-CTERM protein-sorting domain, as detected by TIGR03501. These domains are found at the C-terminus of secreted proteins in organisms that possess both rhombosortase, which is an intramembrane serine proteinase (see TIGR03902), and a type II secretion system (T2SS). In at least some cases, such as VesB from Vibrio cholerae, cleavage by rhombosortase is followed first by attachment of a glycerophosphoethanolamine-containing moiety, then by transport by the T2SS across the outer membrane and release into the medium in soluble form.), which yields MSIYIEAINFDGGTTFLIILFLLLLWWRYNRK from the coding sequence ATGAGTATTTATATTGAGGCTATCAACTTTGATGGAGGAACAACATTTTTAATAATATTGTTCTTGCTACTGTTATGGTGGAGATATAATAGAAAATAA
- a CDS encoding TIGR00282 family metallophosphoesterase: protein MKVLVVGDIVGRPGRNTLQVFLEKYKDNYDFIIVNGENSAAGFGITIKIADEFLSWGVDVISGGNHSWDKKEIYEYMDNSDRILRPANYPEGVSGKGYTILEDKKGNKIALISLQGRVFMSAVDCPFRTVRKLIDEISKTTKNIIVDFHAEATSEKIALGKYLDGDISLFYGTHTHVQTADERILNNGTGYISDIGMTGSQNGVIGTNLETIINKFLTSLPQKFEVAEGDEQLCGIEVEIDEKTGKCQKIKRINWSENEGFRS from the coding sequence ATGAAAGTATTAGTAGTAGGAGATATAGTAGGAAGACCTGGAAGAAATACTTTACAGGTATTTTTAGAAAAATATAAAGATAATTATGATTTTATAATAGTAAATGGAGAAAATTCAGCAGCTGGTTTTGGAATTACAATAAAAATAGCAGATGAGTTTTTATCTTGGGGAGTAGATGTAATAAGTGGAGGAAATCATAGTTGGGATAAAAAAGAAATCTATGAATATATGGATAATTCAGATAGAATTTTAAGACCTGCTAATTATCCAGAAGGAGTTTCTGGAAAAGGTTACACAATTTTAGAAGATAAAAAGGGAAATAAAATTGCATTAATATCTTTACAAGGTAGAGTTTTTATGAGTGCTGTTGACTGTCCTTTTAGAACTGTAAGGAAATTAATAGATGAAATTTCAAAAACAACTAAAAATATAATAGTTGATTTTCATGCAGAAGCAACTTCTGAAAAAATAGCACTAGGGAAATATTTAGATGGAGATATTTCACTTTTCTATGGAACTCACACTCATGTACAAACAGCTGATGAAAGAATATTAAATAATGGAACTGGGTATATTTCAGATATAGGAATGACAGGTTCACAAAATGGAGTTATAGGAACAAATTTAGAAACTATAATAAATAAATTTTTAACTTCATTACCACAAAAGTTTGAAGTTGCAGAAGGTGACGAACAACTATGTGGGATAGAAGTAGAAATTGATGAAAAAACTGGAAAATGTCAAAAAATAAAAAGAATAAATTGGAGTGAAAATGAAGGTTTTAGAAGCTAA
- the prmA gene encoding 50S ribosomal protein L11 methyltransferase, whose amino-acid sequence MKVLEAKIIYESDDFEKYKKIISDIFYNFGVTGLKIEEPILNKDPLNFYKDEKQFLISENSVSAYFPLNIYSEKRKKVLEETFAEKFSEDEDIVYNLDFYEYDEEDYQNSWKKYLFVEKVSEKFVVKPTWREYEKQDNELVIELDPGRAFGTGSHPTTSLLLKLMEKQDFSNKSIIDIGTGSGILMIAGKFLGAGEVYGTDIDEFSMEVAKENLILNNISLNDVKLLKGNLLEVIENKKFDIVVCNILADVLVKLLDEIKYILKENSIVLFSGIIEDKLNEVISKAEDVGLEVVEIKADKEWRAVYFKRK is encoded by the coding sequence ATGAAGGTTTTAGAAGCTAAAATTATCTATGAAAGTGATGATTTTGAAAAATACAAGAAAATAATTTCAGATATATTCTATAATTTTGGGGTTACTGGCTTAAAGATAGAAGAGCCTATTTTAAATAAAGACCCTTTAAATTTCTACAAGGATGAGAAACAATTTTTAATTTCAGAAAATTCAGTATCCGCCTATTTTCCATTGAATATTTACTCAGAAAAAAGAAAAAAAGTTTTAGAAGAAACTTTTGCTGAAAAGTTTTCAGAAGATGAAGATATAGTATATAACCTAGATTTCTATGAATATGATGAAGAAGATTATCAAAATAGTTGGAAAAAATACTTGTTTGTGGAAAAAGTTAGTGAAAAGTTTGTAGTAAAACCTACTTGGAGGGAATATGAAAAGCAAGATAATGAACTTGTTATAGAGCTTGACCCAGGTAGAGCCTTTGGAACAGGTTCACACCCCACAACTTCACTTCTATTAAAGTTAATGGAAAAACAAGATTTTTCTAATAAATCTATAATAGATATAGGCACAGGTTCTGGAATACTTATGATAGCAGGAAAGTTTTTAGGGGCTGGTGAAGTCTATGGAACAGATATAGATGAATTTTCTATGGAAGTTGCTAAGGAAAATCTAATTTTAAATAATATCTCTTTAAATGATGTAAAACTTTTAAAAGGGAATTTACTTGAAGTTATTGAAAATAAGAAATTTGATATAGTTGTATGTAATATTTTAGCAGATGTTTTAGTAAAATTGCTTGATGAAATTAAATACATTTTAAAAGAAAATTCAATAGTCCTATTTTCTGGAATAATTGAAGATAAATTAAATGAAGTGAT